TCCTGGCCCGAGGCGGAACCGGCGTCCGTGTTCGCGGCGGCCCTCACCAGGAGCCGGGCCGCTTCCCCCACGGCCTTCTCGTACTGCTCGTGGACGGCTTCGGGCTCCTCGGCGCCGGCCAGGAAACCGCTCGCCGCCATCGTGTCGGCGCTCGCGAGCGAACGGTAGACGGCCGCCGCGTCCGAGCTCAGCGGCTGACTGCGCGACACCACGTCGTCCGCGGCCGAGGAACGGTCCGAGACCTCCAGGGCGGTGACCGCGCCGAACGCCACGACCAGGAGGGCCAGTACGGCACCGATGATCTGGAGCCGGCCGGGTTCCGTCGTCGCCGCCGCACGCAGCCGTTCGGCGGCCACCGCGCGGGCGCTCCCGCGCTGCGCGGGCACGGCCGCCGGCGCGGCGGGCCGGCCGGGCACGGGCTCCCGCTGCGGCTCCGCGTTCGGCGGGTGTGTCACGTGACCTCCCCCTCGGTCATCGGCGGCGGCCGCCCCTCCGGCCGTCCGGAGGAAGGGCTCCGGCCAGAAGTATGGCCGCAGGAACCGCCATTCACCAGGAACGCCCGGATCCCGCACCGGTTCCCGTATTCGATCAGGACCGGCACGGGCGATCAAGGCGTTCCCCGGCGAGCCCCCCGGAGACCGGAAGGGATCGCCCCCCGTCCTGAACACGAACGGGACAACTGATCGGTTCCCGTACGCAAGGGGCAGCCCGCCGGCCCGGGACCGCCGGGCCCCGGGAGGCTCCGGACCAAAGGGCCCCGGGAGGCTCCGGACGAAAGGGGCGTCCGGAGCCCTCAGGCGTAGTGCGCGCGCAGGGCGCGGTGCGCCGCGGGTGCCGCCCCGACCCGGTCCAGGCCCAGCAGTCCCGCCCCCAGCACCGGAGGCTGGCCCACCACCCGGATCACCGCTCCGGGGGCACGCTCGGACAGAAGTGCGGTGATCCTCCGGTCCAGCCGGGCGTGCCGCGCGGCCAGCACACTGCCGCCCAGGACGACGGGGACCTCCTGGTCCAGCAGTCCCAGCCGGCCCAGCGCCACCGACGCCATCGCCACGACCTCGTCGGCCAGCCGGTCCACCAGGGCGGCGGCCACCGGGTCGCCGGCCTCGCTGGTCGCGAACAGCACCGGGGTCAGCGCGTGCCGCTGCCGCGCGTCGATCCGGCCGCGGTGCAGCGCCTCGATCAGCTCGTACATCGAACCCAGCCCGAAGCGGGCGGGCAGCGCCCGCGCCAGCTCCGTCGGCTCCCCGCGTCCGTCCTCGGCCCGCGCCGCGAACCACAGGGCCTCCTCGGCGAGGCCCGAACCGCCGCCCCAGTCACCGGATATCCGGCCGATCGCCGGGAAACGCGCGGTACGCCCGTCGGGCACCATGCCCACGCAGTTGATCCCCGCGCCGCAGACCACGGCGACGCCCCGCGGCTCGTCCACCCCGGCCCGCAGGATCGCGAAGGTGTCGTTGCGCACCTCGACGGTGCGCCCCCACCCCCGGGCCCGCAGGGCCTCGGCCAGCTCCTCCTCCTCGACCGGGAGATCGGCGTTGGCCAGACACGCCGACACGTGCTCCACGGGGCCGGCGGACTCCCCGCACAGCGCCAGGGCGTCCCCGACCACCGCGGCCAGGACGTCCACCGCCGGCTCCACCCCGACCAGCGGCGGCTGGAAACCCCCGCCGCGCGCGGAGGCGAGAACGGTGCCGTCCTCGCCGATCAGCGCCACGTCGGTCTTGCTGTTCCCCGCGTCGACGGCGAGGACCGAAGCGTTCACGCCCACGCCAGGTGCTCCCGGTTGTGCGCGATCAGCAGGTCGGTGAGCTTGTCGGCGTACTCCACCTGCCCGACCAGCGGGTGGGCCAGCAGGGCCTTGAACACCCGGTCCCTGCCGCCGTGCAGCGCCGCCTCCAGCGCCAGGCCCTCGTACGCGCTCACGCCCGCGACCAGCCCCGCGTAGAGCGGGTCGAGCGCCGGGACGGCCAGCGGGAGAGCCCCCGTGCCGTCCACCCGGGCCTGCGTCTCGATCACCGCGTCGTCCGGGAGGAACGGCAGCGTGCCGTTGTTGTACGTGTTCACCACCTGCACCGCCGGACCGCCCCCGCCGAGCAGCGAGGCCGCCAGGTCCACGGCCGCCTCGGAGTAGAAGGCGCCGCCGCGCCGGGCGAGCAGTTCCGGCTTCTCGTCCAGTGCGGGATCGGCGTACAGGGCGAGGAGTTCCTTCTCCATCGCGGCGACCTCGGCGGCCCGGGACGGCTTGGTGCCGAGCTCCCGGACCACCTCGTCGTGGGCGTAGAAGTACCGCAGGTAGTAGGAGGGCACCACACCGAGCCGGTCCAGGACGGAGCGGGGCATCCGCAGGTCGGCGGCGACGGCCTCCCCGTGCGCCTCCAGCAGCTTCGGCAGGACGTCCTCGCCGCCGGGGCCGCCGAGGCGCACGCCCAGCTCCCAGGAGAGGTGGTTGAGCCCCACGTGGTCCAGGTGCACCTCGGCGGGCGCCACGTCGAGCAGCCGGGCGAACTTGCGCTGGAAGCCGATCGCCACGTTGCACAGCCCGACCGCCTTGTGCCCGGCCCGCAGCAGGGCCCGGGTCACGATGCCGACCGGGTTGGTGAAGTCGATGATCCAGGCGTCCGGGTTGCTCCGCCGGACCCGCTCGGCGATGTCCAGGACGACCGGCACGGTGCGCAGCGCCTTGGCGAGACCGCCGGCCCCGGTGGTCTCCTGGCCGACGCAGCCGCACTCCAGCGGCCAGGTCTCGTCCTCGTTGCGGGCGGCCTGCCCGCCGACCCGCAGCTGGAGCAGGACGGCGTCGGCGCCCTCCACCCCCGCGTCCAGGTCGGCGGTGGTGGTGATCGTGCCCGGGTGGCCCTGCTTGGCGAAGATCCGCCGGGCGAGCGGGCCGATGAGGTCGAGCCGGTCGGCCGCCGGGTCGACGAGGACCAGCTCCTCGATGGGCAGGGTGTCGCGCAGCCGCGCGAACCCGTCGATCAGTTCAGGGGTGTAGGTGGATCCCCCACCCACTACTGCGAGCTTCATCTCAGCCCTTCACTCCGGTCAGTGTGACGCCCTCGACGAACGCCTTCTGGGCGAAGAAGAAGACGGCGATCACAGGGGCCATGACCAGAACGGTCGCGGCCATGGTCAGGTTCCAGTCGGTATGGTGCGCGCCCTTGAAGGACTCCAGGCCGTAGCTCAGGGTCCAGGCGCCGGGGTTCTCGGAGGCGTAGATCTGCGGCCCGAAGTAGTCGTTCCAGGCGGCGAAGAACTGGAACAGCGCGATCGCCGCGATCCCGGGCTTCGCCATCGGCAGCACGACCCGGAGCAGGGTGCGCAGTTCGCCGCAGCCGTCGACCTTCGCCGCGTCCAGGTACTCGTCGGGGATGGTCAGCAGGAACTGCCGCAGCAGGAAGATGGAGAACGCGTCACCGAAGGCCATCGGGATGAGCAGCGGCCAGAGCGTGCCGGACAGGTCCAGCTGCTTCGCCCAGAACAGGTACATCGGGATGATGATCACCTGGGGCGGCAGCATCATCATCGAGATGACCAGCATCAGCGACAGCTTGCGCCCCCGGAAGCGGAACTTCGCCAGCGCGTAGGCCACCGGCACGGACGAGAGGACCGTCAGGACGGTCCCCAGCCCCGCGTACAGCAGCGTGTTGCGCCACCAGGTCAGGAAGCCGGGGGTGTCGAAGACGCGCTTGTAGTTCTCCCACTCCCAGGTGTCGGGGGTGAGGTCCCGGGTCAGGGCCTGCTGGTCGCTCATCAGCGAGGTCAGCACCACGAAGACGAAGGGCAGGACGAAGAACAGGGCGGCGGCCACCCCGAGGGAGTGCACCGCGATCCAGTGCAGCACCGCCTTGCGGCGGGCGGTGCGCGCCGCGGGGGTCGGGTCCGGTGCGCCGGCGGGGGCGAGCGGCCGTGCCGGTCCGAGGAGTTGGGTCATGGTTCAGTCACCGGCCTGGATCAGGTTGTTGCGGCCCCGCATCAGCAGTGCGGTGAAGGCCATGGCCAGGGCGAACAGGACGAGCGCGACCACACAGGCGGAGCCGTAGTCGAAGCGCTGGAAGCCCAGGTTGTAGACCAGCTGGGGCAGGGTGAGGGTCGACTTGTCGGGGTAGCCCGGCTCGAACTGCTGCCCGGAGCCGCCGATCACCCCCGAGGCGACCTTCCCGGCCACCAGCGGCTGGGTGTAGTACTGCATCGCCTGGATGACACCCGTGACGACCGCGAACAGCACGATCGGCGAGATGTTCGGCAGCGTGACGAAGCGGAACCGCTGCCAGGG
This DNA window, taken from Streptomyces nitrosporeus, encodes the following:
- a CDS encoding N-acetylglucosamine kinase, giving the protein MGVNASVLAVDAGNSKTDVALIGEDGTVLASARGGGFQPPLVGVEPAVDVLAAVVGDALALCGESAGPVEHVSACLANADLPVEEEELAEALRARGWGRTVEVRNDTFAILRAGVDEPRGVAVVCGAGINCVGMVPDGRTARFPAIGRISGDWGGGSGLAEEALWFAARAEDGRGEPTELARALPARFGLGSMYELIEALHRGRIDARQRHALTPVLFATSEAGDPVAAALVDRLADEVVAMASVALGRLGLLDQEVPVVLGGSVLAARHARLDRRITALLSERAPGAVIRVVGQPPVLGAGLLGLDRVGAAPAAHRALRAHYA
- a CDS encoding 6-phospho-beta-glucosidase — its product is MKLAVVGGGSTYTPELIDGFARLRDTLPIEELVLVDPAADRLDLIGPLARRIFAKQGHPGTITTTADLDAGVEGADAVLLQLRVGGQAARNEDETWPLECGCVGQETTGAGGLAKALRTVPVVLDIAERVRRSNPDAWIIDFTNPVGIVTRALLRAGHKAVGLCNVAIGFQRKFARLLDVAPAEVHLDHVGLNHLSWELGVRLGGPGGEDVLPKLLEAHGEAVAADLRMPRSVLDRLGVVPSYYLRYFYAHDEVVRELGTKPSRAAEVAAMEKELLALYADPALDEKPELLARRGGAFYSEAAVDLAASLLGGGGPAVQVVNTYNNGTLPFLPDDAVIETQARVDGTGALPLAVPALDPLYAGLVAGVSAYEGLALEAALHGGRDRVFKALLAHPLVGQVEYADKLTDLLIAHNREHLAWA
- a CDS encoding carbohydrate ABC transporter permease, with the translated sequence MTQLLGPARPLAPAGAPDPTPAARTARRKAVLHWIAVHSLGVAAALFFVLPFVFVVLTSLMSDQQALTRDLTPDTWEWENYKRVFDTPGFLTWWRNTLLYAGLGTVLTVLSSVPVAYALAKFRFRGRKLSLMLVISMMMLPPQVIIIPMYLFWAKQLDLSGTLWPLLIPMAFGDAFSIFLLRQFLLTIPDEYLDAAKVDGCGELRTLLRVVLPMAKPGIAAIALFQFFAAWNDYFGPQIYASENPGAWTLSYGLESFKGAHHTDWNLTMAATVLVMAPVIAVFFFAQKAFVEGVTLTGVKG